One stretch of Chryseobacterium fluminis DNA includes these proteins:
- a CDS encoding RHS repeat domain-containing protein produces the protein MRVSYFNNGNGAEVLEENNYYPFGLKHEGYNTLAGNPAYKYQYNGKELQQETGWNDYGARMYMPELGRWSVMDALSEKYNSYSPFNYAINNPVMIIDPDGNDATTYTGQNAINAFMNYKENMDAGRSANFNRCRLLFLF, from the coding sequence GTGCGCGTAAGCTACTTTAACAATGGAAACGGCGCAGAAGTTCTTGAAGAAAACAACTATTATCCTTTTGGATTAAAGCATGAAGGGTACAATACCCTGGCCGGAAATCCTGCGTACAAATATCAGTATAACGGTAAAGAGCTCCAACAGGAAACCGGCTGGAATGACTACGGAGCGAGAATGTATATGCCGGAGCTGGGAAGATGGAGCGTGATGGATGCGTTATCAGAAAAATATAACAGCTATAGTCCGTTTAATTATGCCATCAACAATCCTGTCATGATCATTGACCCCGATGGAAATGATGCCACAACTTACACGGGTCAGAACGCCATTAATGCTTTCATGAACTACAAAGAAAATATGGATGCAGGACGGTCTGCAAATTTCAATCGGTGTCGGCTACTTTTTCTCTTTTGA